The Micromonospora sp. WMMD961 genome has a segment encoding these proteins:
- a CDS encoding threonine synthase, which yields MYLTHLDCPRCGREHAADQLQNLCECGSPVLARYDLPAVAKAVTPERFPLRPADLWRYRELLPVGDPRHVTTLGEGWTPLLRAPAYGAEIGITDLMIKDEGLIPTGSFKARGAAVGVSRARELGVERIAMPTNGNAGSAWATYAARAGMGATIVMPLDAPSICRRECVAAGADLRLVDGLISDAGRRVAELIAESNGTIFDAGTLREPYRLEGKKTMGYEIVEQLGWQIPDVIIYPTGGGVGLIGIHKAMHELRELGWIGDKLPRLVAVQSTGCAPIVRAFAEGEDRARPWEGAHTVAFGITVPAPLGDELILAAVRESSGTAVAVDDADLLADLREFAGREGLLLCPEGAACLTAARHLRAGGWIRAGERVVVLNTGAGLKYPDTVDVSGVPVLG from the coding sequence GTGTACCTGACCCACCTGGACTGCCCGCGCTGCGGGCGGGAGCACGCCGCCGACCAGTTGCAGAACCTCTGCGAGTGCGGCTCCCCGGTGCTGGCCCGCTACGACCTGCCGGCGGTGGCGAAGGCGGTCACCCCGGAACGCTTCCCGCTGCGCCCGGCCGACCTGTGGCGCTACCGGGAGCTGTTGCCGGTCGGCGATCCACGGCACGTCACGACGCTCGGTGAGGGCTGGACGCCGCTGCTGCGCGCCCCGGCCTACGGCGCCGAGATCGGCATCACGGACCTCATGATCAAGGACGAGGGGTTGATCCCGACCGGCTCGTTCAAGGCACGCGGCGCGGCGGTCGGGGTGAGCCGCGCCCGCGAGCTGGGCGTCGAGCGGATCGCCATGCCCACCAACGGCAACGCCGGATCGGCCTGGGCCACGTACGCCGCGCGGGCCGGAATGGGCGCCACCATCGTCATGCCGCTGGACGCGCCGAGCATCTGCCGACGCGAGTGCGTCGCCGCCGGCGCCGACCTTCGCCTGGTGGACGGGCTGATCAGCGACGCCGGTCGGCGGGTGGCAGAGCTGATCGCGGAATCGAACGGGACGATCTTCGACGCCGGCACGCTGCGCGAGCCCTACCGGCTCGAGGGCAAGAAGACGATGGGGTACGAGATCGTCGAGCAGCTCGGCTGGCAGATCCCGGACGTGATCATCTATCCGACCGGCGGCGGTGTCGGCCTGATCGGCATCCACAAGGCGATGCACGAGCTGCGCGAGCTGGGCTGGATCGGCGACAAGCTGCCCCGACTGGTGGCGGTGCAGTCGACCGGCTGCGCGCCGATCGTGCGGGCGTTCGCCGAGGGTGAGGATCGGGCGCGGCCGTGGGAGGGCGCACACACCGTGGCGTTCGGCATCACGGTGCCGGCCCCGCTGGGTGACGAGCTGATCCTGGCGGCGGTGCGGGAGTCGTCCGGCACCGCCGTGGCCGTCGACGACGCCGACCTGCTGGCCGACCTTCGGGAGTTCGCCGGTCGGGAGGGGCTGCTGCTCTGCCCGGAGGGTGCGGCCTGCCTGACGGCGGCGCGGCATCTGCGCGCCGGCGGGTGGATCCGGGCCGGCGAACGGGTGGTGGTGCTCAACACCGGCGCGGG
- a CDS encoding aldo/keto reductase: MDLTDQPAALLPGDVRMPLLGFGTWQATGQAGYDAVLAALDTGYRHIDTATVYGNEREVGRAVQESGLRREDIFITTKLPPNRVGQERATLEASLEALGVDHLDLWLIHWPPSSPTDSIPLWRELLAARDENLTRAIGVSNYSTGQIDELIQSTEENPAVNQIEWSPALYDRQRHAEHRDRGVVLEGYSPFKTSDLSDPVLTRIAAAHDVSPAQVVLRWHIDHEIVAIPKSVTPERITANFDVFHFSLTAEEMRDIDALGDA; encoded by the coding sequence ATGGACCTCACCGACCAGCCCGCCGCCCTGCTCCCCGGTGACGTGCGGATGCCCCTGCTCGGCTTCGGCACCTGGCAGGCCACCGGCCAGGCCGGCTACGACGCCGTGCTGGCCGCGCTCGACACCGGCTACCGGCACATCGACACCGCGACCGTGTACGGCAACGAGCGGGAGGTCGGTCGGGCGGTGCAGGAGAGCGGGCTGCGCCGCGAGGACATCTTCATCACCACCAAGCTCCCGCCGAACAGGGTGGGTCAGGAGCGTGCGACGTTGGAGGCCAGTCTGGAGGCGCTCGGTGTCGACCACCTGGACCTCTGGTTGATCCACTGGCCGCCGTCGTCGCCGACGGACAGCATTCCGCTGTGGCGCGAGTTGCTGGCCGCCCGCGACGAGAACCTGACCCGGGCGATCGGCGTCAGCAACTACAGCACCGGGCAGATCGACGAGTTGATCCAGTCGACCGAGGAGAACCCGGCGGTCAACCAGATCGAGTGGAGTCCGGCGTTGTACGACCGGCAGCGGCACGCCGAGCACCGGGACCGGGGAGTGGTGCTGGAGGGGTACAGCCCGTTCAAGACCAGCGACCTCAGTGACCCGGTGCTGACCAGGATCGCGGCGGCGCACGACGTCTCCCCGGCGCAGGTGGTGCTGCGCTGGCACATCGACCACGAGATCGTGGCGATTCCGAAGTCGGTGACACCGGAGCGGATCACCGCCAACTTCGACGTCTTCCACTTCTCGCTGACCGCGGAGGAGATGCGCGACATCGACGCGCTCGGCGACGCCTGA
- a CDS encoding N-acetylmuramoyl-L-alanine amidase yields the protein MATIPWLVDVLRGAGVQVVVEGDWLNRMRPGSFDPIGVLWHHTASTSSASNPHPALGICINGRSDLPGPLCQALVDYHGVFHVISAGRCNHAGVSGGSGPIPSGDGNTLMIGWEIDYNGVNQEMTAAQYNASIAATAAVLTRLGRDSSYARGHRETSTTGKIDPSFIDLNVMRADVAAKMAGSGTAWSSTVDNTTAGRFTASANWGVSTYSSQRYGADYRYADPVAASDPAWYRFNVPAAGNYRVEAWWPTNSGYNSATPYIVATSSGNRTVYVDQRATGGQWRLLGTFALPAGDANRVAVSRWSNATGLVIADAVRLTRV from the coding sequence ATGGCGACCATTCCCTGGCTCGTGGACGTGTTGCGCGGCGCCGGGGTCCAGGTCGTGGTCGAGGGCGACTGGCTCAACCGGATGCGGCCCGGCTCCTTCGACCCGATCGGCGTGCTCTGGCACCACACCGCCTCCACCAGCAGCGCCAGCAACCCGCACCCGGCGCTCGGCATCTGCATAAACGGCCGATCCGACCTGCCCGGGCCGCTGTGCCAGGCGCTCGTCGACTACCACGGCGTCTTCCACGTCATCTCCGCCGGCCGGTGCAACCACGCCGGCGTCAGCGGCGGCAGCGGGCCGATCCCGTCGGGAGACGGCAACACCCTGATGATCGGGTGGGAGATCGACTACAACGGCGTCAACCAGGAGATGACCGCCGCGCAGTACAACGCGTCGATCGCCGCCACCGCCGCCGTGCTCACCCGCCTCGGCCGGGACAGCAGCTACGCCCGGGGGCACCGGGAGACCAGCACCACCGGCAAGATCGACCCCTCCTTCATCGACCTGAACGTGATGCGGGCCGACGTCGCGGCGAAGATGGCCGGCAGCGGCACGGCATGGTCTTCCACGGTGGACAACACCACCGCCGGCCGGTTCACCGCCAGCGCCAATTGGGGTGTCTCGACGTACTCCAGCCAGCGCTACGGTGCCGACTACCGGTACGCCGATCCGGTGGCCGCCAGCGACCCCGCCTGGTACCGGTTCAACGTGCCGGCGGCGGGCAACTACCGGGTCGAGGCCTGGTGGCCGACGAACAGCGGCTACAACAGCGCCACCCCGTACATCGTCGCCACCAGCTCCGGCAACCGGACCGTCTACGTCGACCAGCGGGCGACCGGCGGGCAGTGGCGACTCCTCGGCACGTTCGCACTGCCGGCCGGTGACGCCAACCGGGTGGCGGTGAGCCGGTGGAGCAACGCCACCGGTCTGGTGATCGCCGACGCCGTACGTCTCACCCGAGTCTGA
- a CDS encoding cellulose binding domain-containing protein, whose protein sequence is MKRQLRALAAAGLLLTSSLVAVALGGTASADTLICEQYGSTTIQGRYVVQNNRWGTTAQQCINVTNNGFEITTLNGSSPTNGAPTAYPSVFFGCHYTNCSPGTNLPIQVSQISSATSSISYRYVSGATYNASYDIWLDPSPKRDGVNQMEIMIWLNRQGPIQPIGSVVGTTNLAGRTWEVWRGSNGSNNVISYVAPSAISSLNFSVLDFINDTRNRGAITNSWYLTSIQAGFEPWQGGVGLAVTSFSANVNGGGNPTNPPPTTPPPSGGASCAVKYTANSWNNGFTADVQVTNTGSSAINGWTLNYSLPSGQTVTNAWNATVNQSGSAVTARNVGHNGSIAPGGTASFGYQGTLNGSYSSPTSFTLNGATCSRN, encoded by the coding sequence ATGAAACGTCAACTTCGGGCCCTGGCCGCCGCCGGGCTCCTCCTCACCAGCTCACTGGTTGCCGTGGCCCTCGGCGGCACCGCCTCCGCCGACACCCTGATCTGTGAGCAGTACGGCTCGACCACCATCCAGGGCCGCTACGTGGTGCAGAACAACCGTTGGGGCACCACCGCCCAGCAGTGCATCAACGTCACCAACAACGGCTTCGAGATCACCACCCTGAACGGCAGCAGCCCGACCAATGGCGCGCCCACGGCGTACCCCTCGGTGTTTTTCGGTTGTCACTACACCAACTGCTCCCCCGGCACGAACCTGCCGATCCAGGTGAGTCAGATCAGCAGCGCCACCAGCAGCATCTCCTACCGGTACGTCAGCGGCGCCACCTACAACGCGTCGTACGACATCTGGTTGGACCCGTCGCCGAAACGGGACGGGGTGAACCAGATGGAGATCATGATCTGGCTCAACCGGCAGGGCCCGATCCAGCCCATCGGCTCGGTGGTCGGCACCACCAACCTCGCCGGCCGCACCTGGGAGGTCTGGCGGGGCAGCAACGGCTCCAACAACGTCATCTCCTACGTCGCGCCGTCCGCGATCTCCAGCCTGAACTTCAGCGTGCTGGACTTCATCAACGACACCCGCAACCGGGGCGCGATCACCAACTCCTGGTACCTGACCAGCATCCAGGCCGGCTTCGAGCCGTGGCAGGGTGGCGTCGGCCTCGCGGTGACGTCGTTCTCGGCGAACGTCAACGGCGGTGGTAACCCCACCAACCCGCCGCCGACCACCCCGCCGCCGAGCGGTGGCGCGAGCTGCGCGGTGAAGTACACGGCCAACTCGTGGAACAACGGCTTCACGGCCGACGTGCAGGTCACCAACACCGGGTCCAGCGCGATCAACGGCTGGACGCTGAACTACAGCCTGCCCAGCGGGCAGACCGTCACCAACGCGTGGAACGCCACGGTCAACCAGAGCGGCTCCGCGGTGACCGCCCGCAACGTCGGCCACAACGGGTCCATCGCGCCCGGCGGCACGGCCAGCTTCGGATATCAGGGGACGCTGAACGGGTCGTACTCGTCACCGACGAGCTTCACGCTCAACGGGGCCACCTGCTCGCGTAACTGA
- a CDS encoding FAD-dependent monooxygenase, whose translation MGGSPLRILVVGAGIAGLAVARALRLAGFRPDVTDKLPPGESTETGLYLPGNAARALRRLDLHDPVRPLGQVIRRQHFFDAAGARLCEVDLDTLWAGVGECRALPRADLHRVLLSGAGGAVRHGAEVRTLELLPGAVGVTFTDGTTTEYDLVIGADGPRSSVRALAALGGPPRPVGQVVYRAVLRDGPPVTEWTALLGQRSGFLMVPIGAGRLHLYADEAGTEEPADPLARLRELFADYRGPVPEVLAALDDVHVGITDEVELGRWHRGRVLLVGDAAHATAPTLSQGAAMALEDAVVLAESLRAANSVEAALVAYESRRRPRTRWVADRTRDRNRTRDVPPALRDPLLRGRGGRIFGEHYRLLLGPL comes from the coding sequence ATGGGTGGCTCCCCCCTGCGCATCCTCGTCGTCGGCGCGGGCATCGCCGGCCTGGCCGTCGCCCGGGCGCTGCGCCTGGCGGGCTTCCGGCCGGACGTCACCGACAAGCTGCCGCCCGGGGAGTCCACCGAAACCGGCCTCTACCTGCCCGGCAATGCCGCCCGCGCGCTGCGCCGGCTCGACCTGCACGACCCGGTCCGTCCGCTCGGGCAGGTGATCCGCCGGCAGCACTTCTTCGACGCCGCAGGCGCCCGGCTCTGCGAGGTCGACCTCGACACCCTCTGGGCCGGCGTCGGCGAGTGCCGGGCGCTGCCCCGGGCCGATCTGCACCGGGTGTTGCTCAGCGGCGCCGGCGGCGCCGTCCGGCACGGCGCCGAGGTCCGCACCCTGGAGCTGCTGCCGGGCGCGGTCGGCGTGACCTTCACCGACGGCACCACCACCGAGTACGACCTGGTCATCGGCGCCGACGGACCGCGTTCCTCGGTGCGGGCGCTGGCCGCGCTCGGTGGGCCGCCCCGCCCGGTCGGGCAGGTGGTCTACCGGGCCGTGCTGCGGGACGGCCCGCCGGTCACCGAGTGGACCGCACTGCTCGGCCAGCGGTCCGGTTTCCTCATGGTGCCGATCGGCGCCGGGCGGCTGCACCTGTACGCCGACGAGGCCGGCACCGAGGAACCCGCCGACCCCCTCGCGCGGCTGCGGGAGCTCTTCGCCGACTACCGGGGCCCGGTGCCCGAGGTGCTGGCCGCGCTCGACGACGTGCACGTCGGGATCACCGACGAGGTGGAGCTGGGTCGCTGGCACCGGGGACGCGTGCTGCTGGTCGGCGACGCCGCGCACGCCACCGCCCCCACCCTGTCCCAGGGTGCGGCGATGGCACTGGAGGATGCGGTGGTGCTGGCCGAGTCGCTGCGTGCCGCCAACAGTGTGGAGGCGGCCCTGGTGGCGTACGAGAGTCGTCGCCGTCCGCGTACCCGCTGGGTGGCCGACCGGACCCGGGACCGCAACCGGACCAGGGACGTCCCGCCGGCGCTGCGCGACCCCCTGCTGCGCGGCCGCGGCGGCCGGATCTTCGGGGAGCACTACCGGTTGCTGCTCGGCCCGCTGTAG
- the ctaD gene encoding cytochrome c oxidase subunit I, which produces MTTVAPKPVVTRPWPVREPVKGSAIARLLRTTDAKQIGIMYMITAFAFFMIGGLMALIMRAELARPGLQFLSPEQYNQLFTMHGTIMLLFFATPIVFAFANYIVPIQIGAPDVSFPRLNSFAYWLYLFGGTMATAGFLTPGGAADFGWFAYAPLSSVEHSPGVGANMWIMGLAISGLGTILGAVNMITTVLTLRAPGMTMFRMPIFTWNILVTSLLVILVFPLLAAALFALAADRILGAHVYDPATGGPMLWQHLFWFFGHPEVYIVALPFFGIISEVIPVFSRKPIFGYKGLVAATVAIAALSMSVWAHHMFATGQVLLPFFSFLSYLIAVPTGMKFFNWIGTMWRGQISFETPMLWAVGFLVTFLFGGLTGVLLASPPIDFHVSDSYFVVAHFHYVLFGTIVFAVFAGIYFWFPKMFGRMLDERLGKVHFWLTMIGFHTTFLVQHWLGNEGMPRRYADYLPGDGFTTLNMISTIGAFITGISTLPFIYNCWKSYKTGPVVEVNDPWGHGNSLEWATSSPPPLRNFDRMPRIRSERPAFDAKFPELAAGGQSLAGPPEGGSKPLTSESDGGASYREDTASDIDRH; this is translated from the coding sequence GTGACCACCGTCGCACCCAAGCCGGTCGTGACCCGGCCCTGGCCGGTCCGGGAGCCGGTCAAGGGGTCGGCCATCGCGCGGCTGCTGCGAACCACGGACGCGAAGCAGATCGGGATCATGTATATGATCACCGCGTTCGCGTTCTTCATGATCGGTGGCCTGATGGCCCTGATCATGCGGGCTGAGCTGGCCCGACCCGGGCTGCAGTTCCTGTCGCCGGAGCAGTACAACCAGCTCTTCACGATGCACGGCACGATCATGTTGCTGTTCTTCGCGACGCCGATCGTGTTCGCCTTCGCGAACTACATCGTGCCGATCCAGATCGGCGCGCCCGACGTCTCCTTCCCCCGACTGAACAGCTTCGCCTACTGGCTGTACCTGTTCGGCGGCACGATGGCGACCGCCGGTTTCCTCACCCCGGGTGGCGCCGCCGACTTCGGCTGGTTCGCGTACGCGCCGCTGAGCAGCGTCGAGCACTCGCCCGGCGTCGGCGCGAACATGTGGATCATGGGTCTGGCCATCTCCGGTCTGGGTACCATCCTCGGCGCGGTAAACATGATCACCACGGTGCTGACCCTGCGCGCGCCCGGCATGACCATGTTCCGGATGCCGATCTTCACGTGGAACATCCTGGTCACCAGCCTCCTGGTGATCCTGGTCTTCCCGCTGCTGGCCGCCGCGCTGTTCGCGCTCGCCGCGGACCGCATCCTCGGTGCCCACGTGTACGACCCCGCGACCGGCGGGCCGATGCTCTGGCAGCACCTGTTCTGGTTCTTCGGGCACCCCGAGGTGTACATCGTCGCGCTGCCGTTCTTCGGCATCATCAGCGAGGTCATCCCGGTCTTCTCCCGCAAGCCGATCTTCGGTTACAAGGGTCTGGTCGCCGCGACCGTCGCGATCGCCGCGCTCTCGATGAGCGTCTGGGCGCACCACATGTTCGCCACCGGCCAGGTGCTGCTGCCGTTCTTCAGCTTCCTGAGCTACCTGATCGCCGTGCCGACCGGTATGAAGTTCTTCAACTGGATCGGCACCATGTGGCGGGGCCAGATCAGCTTCGAGACGCCGATGCTCTGGGCGGTCGGCTTCCTGGTCACCTTCCTCTTCGGTGGTCTGACCGGTGTGCTGCTGGCCAGCCCGCCGATCGACTTCCACGTGTCGGACTCGTACTTCGTGGTGGCGCACTTCCACTACGTGCTCTTCGGCACGATCGTGTTCGCGGTGTTCGCCGGCATCTACTTCTGGTTCCCGAAGATGTTCGGCCGGATGCTCGACGAGCGCCTCGGCAAGGTGCACTTCTGGCTCACCATGATCGGCTTCCACACCACGTTCCTGGTGCAGCACTGGCTCGGCAACGAGGGCATGCCCCGTCGGTACGCCGACTACCTGCCCGGTGACGGCTTCACCACGCTGAACATGATCTCCACGATCGGCGCGTTCATCACCGGTATCTCCACGCTGCCGTTCATCTACAACTGCTGGAAGTCGTACAAGACCGGCCCGGTGGTCGAGGTGAACGACCCCTGGGGTCACGGCAACTCGCTGGAGTGGGCGACCAGCAGCCCGCCGCCGCTGCGCAACTTCGACCGGATGCCGCGCATCCGCTCCGAGCGGCCGGCGTTCGACGCGAAGTTCCCGGAACTGGCCGCCGGCGGTCAGAGTCTCGCCGGCCCGCCGGAGGGCGGTTCGAAGCCGCTCACCAGCGAGTCGGACGGCGGGGCCAGCTACCGCGAGGACACCGCCAGCGACATCGACCGGCACTGA
- a CDS encoding MFS transporter has product MTPEVRTHVNMKPYRQALALPGLRSLLVVAVLARIPLTATGVTLTFHVVFDLGRGYGAAGLVGAAVTVGAAIGGPILGRLVDRRGLRPVLVLTGIVEAIFWSTAPSLPYPLLLPAAFVAGSLALPIFSVVRQSIAALVPEHQRRPAYALDSMSVELSFMIGPALAVALVTAISAQTTMYLVGGGIVAAGIGLWLVNPPIREATAEPSGPPQRVPRREWLTPRLLAVLALSAAATLVLGGTDVAVVAVLRASGEVGWTGAVLAIWAVASLAGGFAYGAVHRSFSPLALTAALALCTIPVGLGGAHWWLLCLALIPAGALCAPTIAAGSDAVSRLVPAQVRGEAMGLHGSAVTVGIAIGAPLAGAVIDASSPIWGFVVTGALGALVTLVVLPIELRRHRVAAAIPPPVEPDLTPVAH; this is encoded by the coding sequence ATGACGCCGGAGGTACGGACCCACGTGAACATGAAGCCTTACCGGCAAGCGCTCGCGCTACCCGGCCTGCGGTCGCTGCTGGTGGTGGCCGTCCTCGCCCGCATCCCGCTCACCGCGACCGGGGTGACGCTTACCTTCCACGTGGTCTTCGACCTTGGTCGAGGTTACGGGGCCGCCGGCCTGGTGGGTGCGGCGGTCACCGTGGGCGCGGCGATCGGCGGCCCGATCCTCGGCCGACTGGTGGACCGTCGGGGTCTACGCCCGGTCCTGGTGCTCACCGGCATCGTCGAGGCGATCTTCTGGTCCACCGCGCCGTCACTGCCGTACCCCCTGCTGTTGCCGGCTGCCTTCGTGGCCGGCTCCCTGGCCCTGCCGATCTTCTCCGTGGTCCGTCAGTCGATCGCCGCGCTGGTTCCGGAGCACCAGCGCCGCCCGGCGTACGCGTTGGACTCCATGTCGGTGGAGCTGTCATTCATGATCGGCCCGGCGTTGGCGGTGGCTCTGGTCACCGCTATCTCTGCGCAGACCACCATGTACCTGGTCGGCGGCGGCATCGTGGCCGCCGGAATCGGTCTGTGGCTGGTCAACCCGCCGATCCGCGAAGCCACCGCGGAGCCCAGCGGCCCACCCCAGCGGGTGCCTCGCCGGGAGTGGCTGACTCCCCGACTGCTCGCCGTACTGGCACTCAGCGCCGCGGCGACCCTGGTGCTCGGCGGCACCGACGTGGCGGTGGTCGCCGTACTGCGGGCCAGCGGTGAGGTCGGTTGGACCGGCGCGGTGCTGGCCATCTGGGCGGTCGCCTCGCTGGCCGGAGGGTTCGCCTACGGGGCTGTGCACCGCTCGTTCTCCCCACTGGCGTTGACCGCCGCACTCGCCCTGTGCACCATCCCGGTCGGGCTGGGCGGGGCGCACTGGTGGCTGCTGTGCCTGGCGCTGATCCCGGCCGGCGCGCTCTGCGCGCCGACCATCGCAGCCGGCTCCGACGCGGTCAGCCGCCTGGTCCCTGCGCAGGTACGCGGTGAGGCGATGGGGCTGCACGGGTCTGCGGTCACCGTCGGCATCGCGATCGGTGCGCCGCTCGCCGGCGCGGTGATCGACGCAAGCTCGCCGATCTGGGGTTTCGTGGTCACCGGAGCACTCGGTGCGCTGGTCACCCTGGTGGTGCTCCCGATCGAACTGCGTCGCCACCGCGTCGCTGCGGCCATCCCGCCGCCCGTCGAGCCGGACCTCACCCCCGTCGCCCACTGA
- a CDS encoding isochorismatase family protein, whose translation MANALIIVDVQNDFCEGGSLAVAGGAGVASGISRLLASEPDRWTHVVATKDYHVDPGAHFGDPPDFVESWPRHCVVGTSGSEFHPELDTGRVEAIFHKGEHAAAYSGFEGHAADGECLADWLRRHDVDRVDVVGIATDHCVRATALDAAREGFATTVLLELTAAVAPATTDVALRSMEGAGVTLHGEPVITAA comes from the coding sequence ATGGCCAACGCGCTGATCATCGTGGACGTGCAGAACGACTTCTGCGAGGGCGGTTCGTTGGCCGTCGCAGGCGGCGCGGGGGTGGCCTCGGGCATCTCCCGGCTGCTCGCCAGCGAGCCGGACCGGTGGACGCACGTCGTCGCCACCAAGGACTACCACGTCGACCCGGGTGCGCACTTCGGCGATCCGCCGGACTTCGTGGAGTCCTGGCCCCGGCACTGCGTGGTCGGCACCAGCGGCTCCGAGTTCCACCCGGAGCTCGACACCGGCCGGGTCGAGGCGATCTTCCACAAGGGCGAGCACGCGGCGGCGTACTCCGGGTTCGAGGGGCACGCCGCCGACGGCGAGTGCCTGGCCGACTGGCTGCGGCGGCACGACGTGGACCGGGTCGACGTGGTCGGCATCGCCACCGACCACTGCGTGCGGGCGACCGCGCTGGACGCCGCCCGGGAGGGGTTCGCCACCACCGTGCTGCTGGAGCTGACCGCGGCCGTCGCCCCGGCGACCACCGACGTGGCGCTTCGCTCGATGGAGGGTGCCGGGGTGACTCTGCACGGGGAGCCTGTGATCACTGCCGCATGA
- a CDS encoding nicotinate phosphoribosyltransferase produces the protein MSNHRPALLTDHYELTMVSAALRDGTADRRCVFEVFSRRLPSGRRYGVVAGTARLVELIRDFRFDPSEVDFLRRTGVVDESAAAWLTDYRFTGDVDGYAEGELFFPGSPILTVSGGFAECVVLETLVLSVLNHDSAVAAAAARMVTAARGRALIEMGSRRAHEEAAVAAARAAYLAGFRFTSNLAAGARYGIPTAGTAAHAFTLLHDDERAAFASQVATLGRDTTLLVDTYDISQGIRNAIAVAGPDLRAVRIDSGDLAVIAQQSRELLDSLGATETKIIVSGDLDEYAIAALAAEPVDMYGAGTAVVTGSGAPTAGLVYKLVEVEGRPVVKRSEHKATIGGRKVAVRRHKPTGTATEEVIVPQGVPDRKPNDRMLQHSYVVDGEPVSRPSLDASREHLRECLISIPWEGLKLSAGDPAVPVTVVPAG, from the coding sequence GTGAGCAACCACCGACCCGCGCTGCTGACCGACCACTACGAGCTGACCATGGTCAGCGCGGCACTGCGGGACGGCACCGCCGACCGCCGGTGTGTCTTCGAGGTGTTCAGCCGCCGGCTGCCCAGCGGTCGCCGGTACGGCGTGGTCGCCGGCACCGCCCGACTGGTCGAGCTGATCCGCGACTTCCGGTTCGACCCCTCCGAGGTCGACTTCCTGCGCCGGACCGGAGTGGTCGACGAATCGGCCGCGGCGTGGCTCACCGACTACCGCTTCACCGGCGACGTCGACGGGTACGCCGAGGGCGAGCTGTTCTTCCCCGGTTCACCGATCCTCACCGTCTCCGGCGGCTTCGCCGAGTGCGTGGTGCTGGAGACGCTGGTGCTCTCCGTGCTCAACCACGACAGCGCGGTGGCTGCGGCGGCGGCACGCATGGTGACCGCGGCACGGGGCCGGGCGCTGATCGAGATGGGATCGCGTCGGGCGCACGAGGAGGCCGCGGTGGCCGCGGCGCGGGCCGCGTACCTGGCCGGGTTCCGGTTCACGTCCAACCTCGCCGCCGGTGCGCGCTACGGCATCCCGACGGCGGGCACGGCGGCGCACGCGTTCACGCTGCTGCACGACGACGAGCGGGCGGCGTTCGCCTCACAGGTCGCCACGCTGGGCAGGGACACCACGCTGCTGGTCGACACGTACGACATCAGTCAGGGCATCCGCAACGCGATCGCGGTGGCCGGACCGGACCTGCGGGCGGTACGGATCGACTCGGGCGATCTGGCGGTGATCGCTCAGCAGTCCCGGGAACTGCTCGACTCGCTGGGCGCCACCGAAACCAAGATCATCGTTTCGGGTGACCTCGACGAGTACGCGATCGCCGCGCTGGCCGCCGAACCGGTGGACATGTACGGCGCCGGCACGGCCGTGGTCACCGGCTCCGGAGCGCCGACCGCCGGGCTGGTCTACAAGCTCGTCGAGGTCGAGGGACGGCCGGTGGTGAAGCGCTCCGAGCACAAGGCGACCATCGGCGGCCGGAAGGTCGCGGTCCGCCGGCACAAGCCGACCGGCACCGCCACCGAGGAGGTCATCGTCCCGCAGGGCGTACCGGACCGGAAGCCGAACGACCGCATGCTCCAGCACTCGTACGTGGTCGACGGCGAGCCGGTGTCGCGACCGTCGCTCGACGCGTCACGGGAGCACCTGCGGGAGTGCCTGATCTCTATCCCGTGGGAGGGGTTGAAGCTTTCGGCCGGTGACCCGGCCGTGCCGGTCACCGTAGTGCCCGCTGGCTGA